In Phaseolus vulgaris cultivar G19833 chromosome 7, P. vulgaris v2.0, whole genome shotgun sequence, the genomic stretch atttttttaatctataaaataatatctaatttagtcaatataataactaattagtttttgtttctaaaattagttttttattgaatgatttttcttgtaatatatatatatatatatatatatatatatatattttgaaaataaacatgtattattttcaatatgtatttaattaaaatatcaatttacctatttatattttatttaatatatgtgATTTTATTATATCATGCTCtcgtgtgtgtgtatatatatataatttaaatttcaagtTCATTGAGTTAACATCATCACGTCAATCATCATTCTTTGAAGCTTAGAGTTCCATAAtagttttgttcttaaaagacgTCTTGTATGGTCAATAGAATGAGGTGTATTTAAATTGTCAAAAAAATATGAGGCTATTGAGAACAAACCTCCACACTTGAAGTCTAAGGGAAATAAAAGTTTGTCTTTGAAACTACTTATCTATTCCTTTCAGTTGAGGGCTAAGAGAACAAAAATTCGtctttaaaaatacttttttattctcATAGATGGTGTCAATGTTTTGACTTCAAGTCCACTAAGACAATATCGTTATAGTTAATCATCACATTTGAGATATTATTCACTTTAGAACTTGAAATTATGTCacaattttatcattaaaagaCATTTtggataattaaatatatatttaaattatatttactatTAACTCGTACaaaaccatatatatatattaaaaatttgtaataattttaaGATGTAAATATTGATTTATATTAGTTGAGTTTATGAGATGTTATATAAATGAGAAAACAAAGTgttactttttattaaataattaaaaatgataatatgttAAATActtcagtaaaaaaatattaatttttatttctttaaaatttgtataaaaaaattcaataatatttcttAACTAAATgatcataatataataatttttaataattttttttaatatttacgaTTTtagaatgtgaaaaaaaaattctagccTCTAAAGTCAAACTCTCCTTCCTTAACAATTCAACCTTTAAGTTATTTACTTTTccattgtttatatattattggGCATGCATTTTCTTATTGCATTTATTGTGATTTTAACTTGTGCAAATCATAATGGTATTTGAGGGCAAAAGGTTGGCTAATGGCCACCCCTTCTCACAAAATGACCCACCACCAATTCTACTTCCTTAAAGACACCTTCGTTTTCCGACCAAACACTCTTCTCTATCATCAAATTCAATATTACTAATATAAGAAAGGAtctaatatataaacaataccCCATCAGAAATACATTTTATATATGTCAAAATATTTGTGTAACAGATATCTCCAAGATAAATATCACAATTTGTCATCAATATTTTGTTAcaaacagtttttttttatttttatgaatatttgGTACAAATAATGTGTACAAAGTTTTGAAATTGAATATGCAATTATTACATTATACTGTTGTTGGTATTATCTCAGTCATTTTCTTTGCGAAGGTGACATTGTGCATGATGGAAAATGTGTAGATATATAAAACAAGataactttttaattaaattacaaatatGATATTTGATTTGATATGTTATCTTTTTTCCTCACAACACCGCCCATATTGTCGGTTTTGTAAAAAGTTTATTCATGAAGGTGAGTGTGCACGAACATCTcaacaattattttaaactCTTTTCAATCTACAACTGAAATGAAACTTCACTAATCAAATTATAATTCTCTAACTTTAAGTACTTAACGGAATACAAGTTCAATATTCTAATTTTCATTTACTTTTAAACCCATATAGTTATACAGTTAGtgataaatataattgttttagtCTGTTATCTTCGAAACTCTGCTTattgattgaaaacaagtgGTTTTTAGCTAAACAAAAGTGATTAATCTAAATTCAACTGTAAGAATTATGGTATAAAATATTCATACGCAACAGTTATTTTATGAGATCCAGATAAAAAAtcactaaaatattaaaaacattcaaatcatataataaaataatgtcattcatataataatttttttatataatttatattttttttctaatcctTATTTCATTGCATACTACTAAACCCTCTCTACAGAAATTTGatgttaaattaatatatttaaccaCAATGCAGCcgattaaatttttttgatatATAACTAGACGtagataattaatatattttgtttctatATTATCGACTTTTATATGTTAATCCTGACCTATTTTTCGTTATTAACAAATCCGAATTTATATGAATAGGTTAAATAAAGTCAGTAATCAGCACAAAATTTCACAAATAAACGTTAAAACATGAGATAAAGTCAACAATAGGAactaaatagtttttaaaataattaaaacaatcaAATAACTTATAATTAGTGGAAtttaactttaacttttttAGCTGTCAGCAATgtattctttattattaaacaataaaagggaagtgataaaaatattttacagcTGGGATGAAAAAGGGATATGGTGGGCAAAAGAAACACAAGGTGAAGCGAGAAAAACGGGTAGAAATAATGGGTGATTAAGGGTAATTTGGAAATTTCCTAGACAAAGTTTGAAAATAACGATGAAAGACAGCGAAAAACCTGAGGAATacgtttttttttccttcttaaaACAATCAAAGTTATTTTACGTTTAACTGAAACATAATGATAGCATTAACTGCGTAATCCCACAGTCAGTGTGGTTTGTTGGATTCACCTTGCCCACCGATTGCCCTCTTCTAAAACAAGAGAAATTAGCAAAATCACAAAACCAAACCAATAACTCTTCTTTTACTCGTTTTGGCTCCTCTCTCTCAAAACTTGTACTTTTTTTACAGTGAAGGACTCATTGGAGTGTCAGAACCTGCATGCCCAGAATATAATGCCAAGAGCCCatccaggagagagaaaagttGCGACTTTGTGGGTTACAGATGTAGAGAGAGAAAATGGGGGTAAGGTTATCACAACTTCATAGAGTTTCCCACTTCTCATTGCAAGATTCCGTGTTTTTGGGGTGCCACTGATCTGCAATGGACTAAAGTTCAGTGCTTTTTGTGGTTTTCTCCGTCCCCATTTGCTTAGTTTTGTGTTTTCTTCTCATTTCAGTGGTCGGTGGAGTCGGGGTTGCTCGTCTAGTTCGTTTCACTTGACGCATTCTTGATCTCGTAggtgtttctgttttttttttttcttttttcttttgccGAGGTTATCTTTTGTTTGATCCTGACATAACTCACGAGCGAGCAATGTCTTTTCTTCCTTTTGATGTCACTCACTGTTTCCTGCGTTTCCGTGTTTTTAGCATCTCTCATTCTCTTATGTGCTTCATCGTGTTGTGGATGTCATGGTTTAGTGGAAACAAATTTATCATTAAATATTTCGTTTTGGATTCTACTAACCTTTGTGGTagagtttttcttcttcttcttcttctagtAACTAGTGCTTTTTGGTCATTTGTTGCGTGAATTTTTTGCTGTTTATCTTCAGGATCTCTTGGTTTGTGATAATTCTAAAAGGCAATGTCGAAGAaaaatgcaatttttttatgtatattttcgGATTTGGGGAACCATGTTTTGTAAATTTTAGGGGCTTGGTGTTACCTCTAATTTTACTGTTAATTTCTTTTGAACTCTTtctgatatttatttatttttattaatgtttttgaCAGTTTCCCTGATTTTGAACTGGGGTTGCTGGAGCAAAAAATCCAATAAAACAATAAGGGGTGGAGGCGTACCCAATTGAGCAGGTAATACAAGTAAACATTCTTGTGGTGCGACAGTCAATTTTCTTAAAGATTAAACCATAGAAGTAAAGTTGGACTTCATGAATACGAGGTATTCTTGTTGAATTAACTATGTGATCATTTGTATGATGTCAGGTGAAATAAATGGAGAAGACCTTAAGAGTCTGAAATTAGATGAACATTGGTGGTGGAAATCTATAATCTGATAGTCTGGCCTGGATCCCATATCAAGCTTTTGCCAAATCAAATCCAGCTTTACTGCTGTTCCTTGCTGGAGTTATGGCAACATTGTTACATTCTGAGTCCAGGCGCTTATATTCTTGGTGGTGGGATAGCCACATTAGCCCAAAGAATTCGAAATGGCTTCAGGAGAATCTTACAGGTATGTATTTTTCCTCTATATCTTATATGTCTACCGTTTTGCTAGAAGAATCTGTATATTGCTTTGTACACCTTATTCATTGAAAACCTTGTAAACGAGAAACTGCGATTTagttttacaaaaaaattactGGAATTGAGGATTTGAGATCGCAATGGCTGCTcacttttttcattttgttgtgCACACTGAGCTGTGGCTCATTTTCTTAAGCCAAATTTCGTCCAAATACAGTGATTTGCAGtaacaaaattcataaaaaaccTTGCTTCTGTAGCCTTTTAAGTGTTGGTATTAAGTGTTTATACTTTAAGCAGACATGGATGCCAAAGTAAAAGCAATGATCAAGCTTATTGAAGAAGATGCGGACTCATTTGCAAGGAGGGCAGAGATGTACTATAAGAAGCGGCCAGAACTCATGAAATTAGTTGAGGAGTTCTATCGAGCATACCGTGCTTTAGCAGagaggtatgatcatgcgacAGGGGATCTACGCCAGGTCCATAAAACCATTTCAGAAGCATTCCCCAACTTGCTGAATGATGATTCACCATGTGGTTCTTCAGGCACGGGAGCTGAGCCACACACACCCGAAGGGCCACATCCAATTCGTTCATTATTGGAGTCAGTTGTCTTACAGAAAGATGCATTTGGGTTTTCTTCCATCCAAAATACTTCAAAAACGAGTGGAGAGACTTTTGAAGAATCTGCAAGCGGTCTTAGCAGAAAGGGTCTAAAGCAGCTAAACGATATGTTTGGGTTGTCTCCATTATCGGCTGAAAATCAGAATGTGAAGGCCCAGAACCATTCTGAGTCCGAGCGTGCACAGAAAGCAGAAAGCGAAGTTGAAACCTTACGGAAAGAACTGGAAGATATACAGTCTGACAAGGATTCTATCTTTCTTCAATATCAGAAGAGTTTGGAGAAGTTATCTGAAATGGAAAGAGAGCTAACTAAGGCACAACAAGATGCTGGTGGCCTTGATGAACGAGCAACCAAAGCTGAAATTGAAATCAAAGTATTGAAAGAAGCCCTTTCTGAGCTTAAATATGAGAAGGATGCTGGTCTGGTTCAGTACAAGCAGTGCGTGGAAAGGATAGCTAGTCTGGAGACTACGTTATATCTGGCCCAGATGGATGCAAATGGAAATGATGAAAGGGCTGCTAAAGCAGATGCTGAAGCTAAAAATCTCAGAAAAGAGCTTGCTACATTAGAGACTGAGAAGGATGCTGCTCATCTTCAATATAAGCAATGTCTTGAAAAGATATCTGTTTTGGAGGCCAAGATCATCCATGCTGAGGAGAATTCCATGAAGCTAAATCAGCAAATTGCAAGAACAGAGCTGGAAGTTAAATCATTGAGGAAAAATCTTGCTGATCTGAATGAAGAGAAAGAATCTGTAGCTATCCTGTACAAGCAGTGTTTGCTGAAAGTATCAACAATGGAGAGTGAAATTTTGCATGCTCAAGAAATTTCTAAACGATTAAATAGAGAAATTGAGATTGGGGCTGAAAAACTGAAGACTGCTGAAAAAAATTGTGATATGTTGGAGAAATCAAATCAATCTCTTCAGCTAGAAGCTGATGTTCTATTGCAGAAGATTTCTATGAAAGATCAAAAGCTTCTAGAGAACCATACTGAGTTAGAGAGACTGCAGACTCTGATGCATGAGGAGCAGTCTCGTTTTCTTCAAATTGAAACCACTCTGCATACTCTACAGAAGTCGTATTCCCAATCACAAGAGGATCAAAGATCTCTTGCTTTGGAGCTTAAACATGGCCTTCAGCTATTGGGGGACTTGGAGCTTTCCAAACAAGGTTTTAAGGAAGAAATGCAACAGATTGTGGAAGAAAACAGGACTTTGCATGAACTTAACTTCTCTTCTACTAGTTCATTAAAAAATCAGCAGACAGAAATTTCAGAGTTGAAGAGGATCAAAGAGAAACTTGAACGGGAGCTTGCCATAAAGGTTGAAGAGAGTAATGTCCTCCAACAGGAATCTGGCCAAATAAAGGGTGAAATCCAGGTCTTGAATGATAGATACCAGACTATATTGGAAGAACTAGGCTCTGTAGGTTTAAATCCTAAATCTTTTGCAGCGTCTGTGAAGGATTTACGGAAGGAGATCACAGTGCTAAAGGAGGTGTGCAAAATGGAGCAAGATGAAAAAGAAGTTCTTCGTGAAAAGTCAAAGGATATGGTTAAGCTTTTGAGTGAAAAAGCATTTATGGAATCCTCCTTGTCAAATTTGAATGATGAGTTGGATGGATTAAGTGTTACGgtgaagaaacttcaagaatccTGTGGTGTTCtgcaggaagaaaaatccaCTCTTGCTGCTGAAAAGTCAGCTATACTTTCACAGTTACAAATTATCACTGAAAGTATGCAGAATCAATTGGAAAAGAATACCTTGCTGGAGAAGTCCCTTTGTGATGCAAAAATTGAGCTTGAAGGTTTAAGGGCAAAATCAAGTAGCTTGGAAGAATTCTGCAATTTACTGAATAATGAAAAGCACAATCTTTTGAATGAAAGGAGTGTCCTGGTATCTCAATTAGAGAGCGTTGAAGCAAAATTAGGTAATCTGGAAAGAAGGTTTACAAAACTGGAAGAGAAATATGCTGATATGGAGAAAGACAAAGAAAGTAGAGTCAGTCAAGTACAAGAACTCCATTTGCTGCTTTTGGCACAGAAAGAAAAGCACGCCAATCATAAAAATTCAAGTGAGGTCCGAATGGAAAATTTGGAGAATCTCGTTATTCAGTTACAAGAAGAACGTCAATTGGGTAAAATAGAATTTGAAGAAGAACTTGATAAAGCTGTAAATGCTCAAGTTGAGATGTTTATTTTGCAAAAATGTGTTGAAGACTTGGAGCAGAAGAATGTGGGTTTACTATTTGAATGTCAAAAACACGTGGAGGAATCAAAATTTTCTGATAAAATTATCTCTGAGTTGGAGAGTGAAAACCTTACACAACAGATGGAGCTAGAATTCTTGTTGGATGAAATCAGAAAGTTTAAAATGGGGATTCATCAAGTGCTTGCAGCCCTTCAGGTTGATTCAGGTGGTCATGGCAAAGGGATCAAGCAAGAGGAAATGCCTATATCtcatattttgaataatattgAGGGCTTGAAAGGATCCCTTGAGAAAAACCAAGAGGAGAAGCTTCAGCTATTTGTAGAGAATTCTGTCCTCCTAACTGTACTTTCGCATCAAGAATCTGAGGGAGTAGAACTAGTGACAGAGAAAGGGATCCTAGAGCAAGAGTTTGAAAACACAAGAGAGCAGCTTGCAATGTTGCAAAAGGTTAAGCTTGAACTTCTGGAGATGAACATGCAGCTTAGGTCTGAAGTGAAGAAGGGAGAAGAAAAGGAGAATGAATTACAGTCCAAATTAGAAGTCCTTCATCTGGACTTGATAAATTTGCAGAGAACTAGTTTAGTGTATCAGGAAGAAAATTGTAAGTTGCTTGAGGAGAAAAATTCACTACTGGAGAGTGTTTTGGACCTTAAAGATGCAAAGTCTGCCACAGAACAAGAGAATAGTATAATG encodes the following:
- the LOC137827673 gene encoding protein NETWORKED 1A, which encodes MATLLHSESRRLYSWWWDSHISPKNSKWLQENLTDMDAKVKAMIKLIEEDADSFARRAEMYYKKRPELMKLVEEFYRAYRALAERYDHATGDLRQVHKTISEAFPNLLNDDSPCGSSGTGAEPHTPEGPHPIRSLLESVVLQKDAFGFSSIQNTSKTSGETFEESASGLSRKGLKQLNDMFGLSPLSAENQNVKAQNHSESERAQKAESEVETLRKELEDIQSDKDSIFLQYQKSLEKLSEMERELTKAQQDAGGLDERATKAEIEIKVLKEALSELKYEKDAGLVQYKQCVERIASLETTLYLAQMDANGNDERAAKADAEAKNLRKELATLETEKDAAHLQYKQCLEKISVLEAKIIHAEENSMKLNQQIARTELEVKSLRKNLADLNEEKESVAILYKQCLLKVSTMESEILHAQEISKRLNREIEIGAEKLKTAEKNCDMLEKSNQSLQLEADVLLQKISMKDQKLLENHTELERLQTLMHEEQSRFLQIETTLHTLQKSYSQSQEDQRSLALELKHGLQLLGDLELSKQGFKEEMQQIVEENRTLHELNFSSTSSLKNQQTEISELKRIKEKLERELAIKVEESNVLQQESGQIKGEIQVLNDRYQTILEELGSVGLNPKSFAASVKDLRKEITVLKEVCKMEQDEKEVLREKSKDMVKLLSEKAFMESSLSNLNDELDGLSVTVKKLQESCGVLQEEKSTLAAEKSAILSQLQIITESMQNQLEKNTLLEKSLCDAKIELEGLRAKSSSLEEFCNLLNNEKHNLLNERSVLVSQLESVEAKLGNLERRFTKLEEKYADMEKDKESRVSQVQELHLLLLAQKEKHANHKNSSEVRMENLENLVIQLQEERQLGKIEFEEELDKAVNAQVEMFILQKCVEDLEQKNVGLLFECQKHVEESKFSDKIISELESENLTQQMELEFLLDEIRKFKMGIHQVLAALQVDSGGHGKGIKQEEMPISHILNNIEGLKGSLEKNQEEKLQLFVENSVLLTVLSHQESEGVELVTEKGILEQEFENTREQLAMLQKVKLELLEMNMQLRSEVKKGEEKENELQSKLEVLHLDLINLQRTSLVYQEENCKLLEEKNSLLESVLDLKDAKSATEQENSIMLHEALALKNLSLVYESFFAEKVLEQRALAENLSDLHSLNSGLKRELGLLRKKFEVKEAENVYLKESVERMGKDMQESKAENEHLNCQIERSENLLEKKDVELLEMLERLKAAETLSAEFCRNIEKLKAEKQQLILINENLERQILELSEGCMNHKKEIEHLTVANTSLLSQMRSLRQEVDQQRAREETLSSELLDKTNEFEIWEAEAATFYFDLQISSISEALLENKVNELSGVCMKLEDESDAKSMEIKQMTERVSLLESEVGGLKGKLSAYTPVISSLKEDFASLEHTALLRIKKVPVECNTKQKDAVIETCLQENGHQSSADNKSTLIPDGVSDLLSMKARIRAVEMSMVQEIERHVKEENVTTKANPGALTKVPNVEVSPYVENSSSKEGKVLKDGSTCNVNSWRTKPENGSLMKDIPLDHISDTPASKSRGRGNSGTDDQMLELWETAEQDCCDSSMDNEAMKQSSVPTEDVITYHQSDNSGKFQNTSSELDVEKELGVDRLQLSRSIKERTQDGKRRKILERLASDAQKLTILKTSVLDLKQKMETKKRNKKGDDTEYETVKRQIEEVEGAVVKLADTNDQLTKDVEECAPSLNRETSVELEKSRLIQRKRVTEQARKGSEQIGRLQFEVENIQYSLLKLADEKIKGKNRFTGKTVILLRDFIHSGNKSSKKRSKGFCGCSRPSTNEN